A single Paracoccus pantotrophus DNA region contains:
- a CDS encoding DksA/TraR family C4-type zinc finger protein: MAGGWARDDAVNEQIEVSTQEAIERMRLRNAQRVAQESARICEECDEPIPEARRQAIPGVRLCVDCQSGRNRAWRPSAGINRRGSKDSQLK; this comes from the coding sequence ATGGCCGGTGGCTGGGCGCGCGACGATGCGGTGAACGAGCAGATCGAGGTCTCTACGCAGGAGGCGATCGAGCGGATGCGGCTACGCAATGCGCAGCGCGTCGCGCAGGAAAGCGCCCGCATCTGCGAGGAATGCGACGAGCCGATCCCCGAGGCGCGGCGGCAGGCGATTCCCGGTGTCCGGCTGTGCGTGGACTGCCAGTCGGGCCGCAACCGGGCCTGGCGACCCAGCGCCGGGATCAACCGGCGCGGATCGAAGGATTCGCAGCTGAAATAA
- the rpmF gene encoding 50S ribosomal protein L32, which translates to MAVPQNRVTRSRRNMRRSHDALVAGNPNECPNCGELKRPHHVCPSCGHYADREVVAQANEVDLDEDAA; encoded by the coding sequence ATGGCCGTCCCTCAGAACCGAGTTACCCGCTCCCGCCGCAACATGCGCCGTTCGCATGATGCGCTCGTCGCCGGCAACCCGAACGAATGCCCCAACTGCGGCGAGCTGAAGCGCCCGCATCACGTCTGCCCGTCCTGCGGCCACTACGCCGACCGCGAAGTCGTGGCGCAGGCCAATGAGGTCGACCTGGACGAAGACGCGGCCTGA
- a CDS encoding sulfotransferase family protein yields MGFPGTWMTESESMVYRVVPKCACSSIGQIMFYSDHGRYFDGDIHDATSGLHKWNQPDSQPLIEANVTAHKALAFTCVRNPYARILSSFFDKIAGIQRNGKRYRGNLVPELMQRYGVDVGSPENGFEFDQIASFRRFLLFARDTIRWRRPMEPDIHWSAMSGHISTFIVNGGRYDQIFFTEKFNQGMQKVLDAAPTPVRLDVNDVPKFNESEGHGPKRAHKVSAYFDDLSRHLIWEIYKKDFQLFKYDFDNPDNKLPKNEIDLDEIHAKLGR; encoded by the coding sequence ATGGGTTTTCCAGGAACGTGGATGACGGAAAGCGAAAGCATGGTCTATCGCGTCGTCCCGAAATGCGCCTGCTCCTCGATCGGGCAGATCATGTTCTACTCCGACCACGGCCGCTATTTCGACGGCGACATCCACGACGCCACCAGCGGGCTGCACAAGTGGAACCAGCCCGACAGCCAGCCGCTGATCGAGGCGAACGTCACGGCCCACAAGGCGCTGGCCTTCACCTGCGTGCGCAACCCCTACGCACGCATCCTGTCCTCGTTCTTCGACAAGATCGCGGGGATCCAGCGGAACGGCAAGCGCTACCGCGGCAACCTGGTGCCCGAGCTGATGCAACGCTACGGCGTCGATGTCGGCAGCCCCGAGAACGGCTTCGAGTTCGACCAGATCGCCAGCTTCCGCCGTTTCCTGCTGTTTGCGCGCGACACCATCCGCTGGCGCCGGCCGATGGAGCCGGACATCCACTGGTCGGCCATGTCAGGCCATATCTCGACCTTCATCGTGAACGGCGGCCGCTACGACCAGATCTTCTTCACCGAGAAATTCAACCAGGGCATGCAGAAGGTGCTGGACGCCGCGCCGACCCCGGTCAGGCTCGACGTGAACGACGTGCCCAAGTTCAACGAATCCGAGGGGCACGGCCCCAAGCGCGCCCACAAGGTCAGCGCCTATTTCGACGACCTGTCGCGCCACCTGATCTGGGAAATCTACAAGAAGGACTTCCAGCTCTTCAAATACGACTTCGACAACCCCGACAACAAGCTGCCGAAGAACGAGATCGACCTGGACGAGATCCACGCCAAGCTCGGCCGCTGA
- a CDS encoding MerR family transcriptional regulator, with protein sequence MSKSPDAFRSIGEVSRLVGVAPHVLRYWESQFTQLAPVKRADGRRYYRPEDVRLAAGLCQVMREEGLSIRGAKRLIAADRGAALREIGAARLGETLGEAGAVEHPGPAVRLALPERDAMPRDAKAVLRPARPNRPEQQAESLPLFAALDPGRDPAPDWLGRLVATALALRQFELQGKPLPAQAKTLRDALTGAR encoded by the coding sequence ATGAGCAAGTCGCCCGACGCCTTCAGGTCCATCGGAGAGGTCTCGCGCCTCGTCGGCGTCGCGCCGCATGTGCTGCGCTACTGGGAATCGCAATTCACGCAGCTTGCGCCGGTCAAGCGCGCCGACGGGCGCCGCTATTACCGGCCCGAAGACGTGCGGCTGGCAGCCGGCCTCTGCCAGGTCATGCGCGAGGAGGGGCTCAGCATCCGCGGCGCCAAGCGGCTGATCGCCGCGGATCGCGGCGCCGCGCTGCGCGAGATCGGCGCCGCCCGCCTGGGCGAAACCCTGGGCGAGGCCGGCGCGGTGGAACATCCCGGCCCGGCCGTGCGCCTGGCCCTGCCCGAGCGCGACGCCATGCCGAGGGACGCGAAAGCGGTCCTCAGGCCAGCCCGGCCGAACCGCCCCGAACAGCAGGCCGAATCGCTGCCGCTCTTCGCCGCGCTCGATCCGGGGCGCGATCCCGCGCCGGACTGGCTGGGCCGGCTGGTGGCGACCGCGCTGGCCCTGCGCCAGTTCGAACTGCAGGGCAAGCCCCTGCCCGCGCAAGCGAAAACCCTGCGCGACGCGCTGACCGGCGCACGCTGA
- a CDS encoding DUF5928 domain-containing protein, which yields MARIAFILLCHKDPESVVAQARRLTASGDYVAIHFDGRADSRDYALIRAALADNPSVAFAQRRWKCGWGEWSLVGATLEVVRAAVAAFPRATHFYMLSGDCMPIKSAEYAHGLLDAEDCDYIESFDFFESDWIKTGFKEERLIYRHWFNERRQKWLFYASYDLQKRFGLRRRVPADIQVMIGSQWWCLRRLTVEKVLDFCASRPEVMRFFSTTWIPDETFFQTVVPHVVPRKEIRTRTLTYLIFTDYGMPVTFYNDHYDLLMGQNYLFARKISPEAIRLRERLGALWAAKGVHFPISNEATGLFHFLTGRGRAGRRFGQRFWEAEGSLGRDNTLLLVVAKKWHVAKRLTAAIRAHTPIPAVDYVFNEPEAHLPDLGGVETTVEKRDRHRRALIRLLFQHFESNRLVLCLDPSALYLIQDLTSDKADTRILLVDSEFDDDYLRGHIARVGLAGSETAPEVIERLLPMVRADLEHEAERLRDMDFPGFHSIAPWRPAAENAVQLARFLDLPAEAALALAGTDHLFSD from the coding sequence ATGGCGCGTATCGCCTTTATTCTGCTGTGCCACAAGGATCCCGAGAGCGTGGTGGCGCAGGCCCGCCGGCTGACCGCCTCGGGCGATTACGTGGCGATCCATTTCGACGGCCGGGCCGATTCACGCGATTACGCGCTGATCCGGGCGGCGCTGGCCGACAACCCTTCGGTCGCCTTCGCACAGCGGCGCTGGAAATGCGGCTGGGGCGAATGGTCGCTGGTCGGCGCCACGCTGGAGGTAGTGCGCGCCGCCGTCGCCGCCTTTCCGCGGGCCACGCATTTCTACATGCTCTCGGGCGATTGCATGCCGATCAAGTCGGCCGAATACGCCCATGGCCTGCTGGACGCAGAGGATTGCGACTATATCGAGAGCTTCGATTTCTTCGAATCGGACTGGATCAAGACCGGTTTCAAGGAAGAGCGGCTGATCTATCGGCACTGGTTCAACGAGCGCAGGCAGAAATGGCTGTTCTATGCCAGCTACGACCTGCAGAAGCGATTCGGCCTGAGGCGCAGGGTGCCGGCCGACATCCAGGTCATGATCGGGTCGCAATGGTGGTGCCTGCGCCGCCTGACCGTCGAGAAGGTGCTGGATTTCTGCGCCAGCCGGCCGGAGGTCATGCGCTTTTTCTCGACCACCTGGATCCCGGACGAGACCTTCTTCCAGACCGTCGTGCCCCATGTCGTGCCCAGGAAGGAGATCCGCACCCGCACGCTGACCTACCTGATCTTCACCGATTACGGCATGCCGGTGACCTTCTACAACGACCATTACGACCTGCTCATGGGCCAGAACTACCTGTTCGCCCGCAAGATCAGCCCCGAGGCGATCCGCCTGCGCGAGCGGCTGGGCGCGCTTTGGGCGGCGAAGGGCGTGCATTTCCCGATCTCGAACGAGGCGACCGGCCTCTTTCACTTCCTGACCGGGCGGGGCCGGGCCGGGCGGCGCTTCGGCCAGCGGTTCTGGGAGGCCGAGGGCAGCCTGGGCCGTGACAATACGCTGCTGCTGGTGGTGGCCAAGAAATGGCATGTCGCCAAGCGGCTGACCGCGGCGATCCGGGCGCATACGCCGATTCCGGCGGTGGATTACGTCTTCAACGAGCCCGAGGCGCATCTGCCCGATCTGGGCGGGGTCGAGACCACGGTGGAAAAGCGCGACCGCCACCGGCGCGCGCTGATCCGGCTGCTGTTCCAGCATTTCGAATCGAACCGGCTGGTCTTGTGCCTGGACCCCTCGGCGCTGTATCTGATCCAGGATCTGACCTCGGACAAGGCCGATACCCGCATCCTGCTGGTGGATTCCGAATTCGACGACGATTACCTGCGCGGCCATATCGCCCGCGTGGGACTGGCCGGGAGCGAAACCGCCCCCGAGGTGATCGAACGGCTGCTGCCCATGGTGCGCGCCGACCTGGAACACGAGGCCGAGCGGTTGCGCGACATGGATTTTCCCGGCTTCCATTCCATCGCGCCCTGGCGGCCGGCCGCGGAGAATGCCGTGCAACTGGCGCGTTTCCTGGACCTGCCCGCCGAGGCCGCGCTGGCGCTTGCCGGGACCGACCACCTGTTCAGCGACTGA
- the ihfA gene encoding integration host factor subunit alpha, which yields MSDSTLTRMDLAEAVFREVGLSRHESAQLVESVLGHISDALVRGEQVKISSFGTFSVRDKNERIGRNPKTGEEVPITPRRVLSFRPSHLMKDRVAAGNRRKG from the coding sequence ATGAGCGACTCTACCCTGACCCGCATGGACCTGGCCGAGGCCGTGTTCCGTGAGGTGGGTCTGTCCCGCCACGAATCGGCCCAGCTTGTCGAAAGCGTGCTTGGCCATATCTCCGATGCGCTGGTGCGCGGCGAGCAGGTCAAGATCTCGTCCTTCGGCACGTTCTCGGTCCGCGACAAGAACGAACGCATCGGCCGCAACCCCAAGACCGGCGAGGAAGTGCCGATCACGCCGCGCCGGGTTCTATCCTTCCGGCCATCGCATCTGATGAAGGATCGGGTGGCGGCGGGGAACAGGCGCAAGGGCTGA
- the plsX gene encoding phosphate acyltransferase PlsX: MASADSSILPRAPGDGGGVVISVDAMGGDRGPATVVAGMAESAGKNPDIRFIVHGPRAELERLIARRGDLARRCDIRDAAGVVTMDDKPSQVLRKGEGTSMWSALESVRQGEATAAVSCGNTGALMALSMLRLRKLPGVNRPAIACLWPSRNPQGFNVMLDVGADIRADAQDLLTYALMGASYARNGFGLERPRVGLLNVGTEDHKGRPELKQAHELIPTTAQAANFDYVGFVEGGDLPSARVDVIVTDGFTGNVALKTGEGTAKLVGELLKEAFGKSVMSKFAALLAMGSLKRLQKRIDPRRVNGGVFLGLNGTVVKSHGSADATGVSAAIKLAFRLAQSGFQDRLAARVAQSVAAAGQINGSKESEAS; this comes from the coding sequence ATGGCTTCGGCAGATTCCAGCATTCTGCCTCGTGCCCCTGGCGACGGGGGCGGCGTGGTGATCTCCGTTGACGCGATGGGCGGCGACCGCGGCCCGGCGACGGTGGTCGCCGGCATGGCCGAAAGCGCCGGGAAGAATCCCGACATCCGCTTCATCGTCCACGGCCCGCGGGCCGAGCTGGAACGGCTGATCGCCCGCCGCGGCGATCTGGCGCGGCGTTGCGACATCCGCGACGCGGCCGGCGTCGTGACCATGGACGACAAGCCCAGCCAGGTGCTGCGCAAGGGCGAGGGCACCTCGATGTGGTCCGCCCTCGAATCGGTGCGGCAGGGTGAGGCGACCGCCGCCGTCTCCTGTGGCAATACCGGGGCGCTGATGGCGCTTTCGATGCTGCGGCTGCGCAAGCTGCCCGGCGTGAACCGCCCCGCGATCGCCTGCCTCTGGCCCTCGCGCAATCCGCAGGGCTTCAACGTCATGCTGGATGTGGGCGCCGACATCCGCGCCGATGCGCAGGACTTGCTGACCTATGCGCTGATGGGCGCCTCCTATGCCCGCAACGGTTTCGGGCTGGAACGGCCGCGCGTCGGTCTGCTGAACGTCGGGACCGAGGACCACAAGGGCCGGCCCGAGCTCAAGCAGGCGCATGAACTGATCCCCACCACGGCGCAGGCGGCGAATTTCGACTATGTCGGCTTCGTCGAGGGGGGCGACCTGCCCTCGGCCCGCGTCGATGTGATCGTGACCGACGGCTTCACCGGCAATGTCGCGCTGAAGACCGGCGAGGGCACCGCGAAGCTGGTGGGCGAACTGCTGAAGGAAGCCTTCGGCAAGTCGGTGATGTCGAAATTCGCGGCGCTTCTGGCCATGGGCTCGCTCAAGCGGCTGCAAAAGCGCATCGACCCGCGGCGCGTCAATGGCGGCGTCTTTCTGGGGCTGAACGGGACGGTGGTGAAATCGCACGGCTCGGCCGATGCCACCGGCGTCTCGGCGGCGATCAAGCTGGCCTTCCGGCTGGCGCAATCCGGCTTTCAGGACCGGCTGGCGGCGCGCGTGGCGCAATCCGTCGCGGCGGCCGGCCAAATCAACGGCAGCAAGGAAAGCGAGGCGTCCTGA
- the scpB gene encoding SMC-Scp complex subunit ScpB, producing the protein MSQDHIAPDSQHFPPPPLPEQERMVEAILFASAEPMSQREIAARLPAGCDTAEALRALRARYEGRGVQLARVGDAWAFRTAADLGFLMQESVVESRRLSRAATETLAIIAYHQPVTRAEIEEIRGVAVSRGTLDQLIELDWVRIGRRRQTPGRPVTFVVTEAFLDHFGLESARDLPGLAELRAAGLLESRPPGEGLAPGLFGEAGEEDAEAMAEDLFEDE; encoded by the coding sequence ATGAGCCAGGACCATATCGCCCCTGATTCCCAGCATTTCCCGCCGCCGCCCCTGCCCGAGCAGGAGCGCATGGTCGAGGCGATCCTCTTCGCTTCGGCCGAGCCGATGAGCCAGCGCGAGATTGCCGCCCGCCTGCCGGCCGGCTGCGATACGGCCGAGGCGCTGCGCGCGCTGCGCGCCCGCTATGAGGGGCGGGGGGTGCAGCTGGCGCGGGTGGGCGATGCCTGGGCCTTTCGCACCGCCGCCGACCTGGGCTTCCTGATGCAGGAAAGCGTGGTCGAAAGCCGCCGCCTGTCGCGGGCCGCGACCGAGACCCTGGCGATCATCGCCTATCACCAGCCCGTGACCCGCGCCGAGATCGAGGAGATCCGCGGCGTCGCCGTCAGCCGCGGCACGCTGGACCAGCTGATCGAGCTGGACTGGGTCCGCATCGGCCGCCGCCGCCAGACCCCCGGCCGGCCGGTGACCTTCGTGGTGACCGAAGCCTTCCTGGATCATTTCGGGCTGGAAAGCGCCCGCGACCTGCCGGGGCTGGCCGAGCTGCGCGCGGCAGGCCTGCTGGAATCGCGCCCGCCGGGCGAGGGGCTGGCGCCCGGCCTGTTCGGCGAGGCCGGCGAGGAGGATGCCGAAGCCATGGCCGAGGATTTGTTCGAAGACGAGTGA
- a CDS encoding ABC transporter ATP-binding protein, with amino-acid sequence MPAPEQSPNAIEISGLTKTYAAAGKAPPKQALKGLDLAIPAGSIFGLLGPNGAGKSTTINILAGLVRKTAGQVTIWGFDQDVNPRQSRAAIGVMPQELNIDPFLTPRASLEVQAGLYGVPRRERWTDELLELVGLTDQAESYSRHLSGGMKRRLLLAKALVHRPQILVLDEPTAGVDIQLREMLWRNVRRLNDQGMTIILTTHYLQEAEEMCDRIAIIDHGQLILCEDTAALLGRADSKTLVVDTGPARTLPALPEGVRAERRGDGRLALSYAPSRIPTDGLIDALRAADLPIRDVAVEAPDLEDVFVQLTSRPASQPG; translated from the coding sequence ATGCCAGCCCCCGAGCAAAGCCCGAACGCCATCGAAATCAGCGGCCTGACCAAGACCTATGCCGCCGCGGGCAAGGCGCCCCCGAAACAGGCGCTGAAGGGGCTGGACCTCGCCATCCCCGCCGGCTCGATCTTCGGCCTGCTCGGACCCAACGGCGCGGGCAAGTCCACCACGATCAACATCCTGGCCGGGCTGGTGCGCAAGACCGCCGGTCAGGTGACGATCTGGGGCTTCGACCAGGATGTGAACCCGCGCCAGTCCCGCGCCGCCATCGGCGTCATGCCTCAGGAACTCAACATCGACCCCTTCCTGACGCCCCGCGCCAGCCTCGAGGTGCAGGCGGGGCTCTACGGTGTGCCCCGCCGCGAACGCTGGACCGACGAGCTTCTGGAACTGGTCGGGCTGACGGATCAGGCGGAAAGCTATTCGCGCCACCTCTCGGGCGGCATGAAGCGGCGGCTGCTGCTGGCCAAGGCGCTGGTGCACCGGCCGCAGATCCTGGTGCTGGACGAACCGACGGCGGGCGTCGACATCCAGCTGCGCGAAATGCTGTGGCGCAACGTGCGGCGGCTGAACGACCAGGGCATGACCATCATCCTGACCACGCATTACCTGCAAGAGGCCGAGGAGATGTGCGACCGCATCGCCATCATCGACCACGGCCAACTGATCCTGTGCGAGGATACCGCCGCCCTGCTCGGCCGGGCCGATTCCAAGACGCTGGTCGTCGATACCGGCCCGGCCCGCACCCTGCCCGCCCTGCCCGAGGGCGTGCGGGCCGAGCGGCGCGGCGACGGCCGGCTCGCGCTCAGCTATGCGCCCTCGCGCATCCCCACCGACGGGCTGATCGACGCGCTGCGCGCCGCGGACCTGCCGATCCGCGACGTGGCGGTCGAAGCGCCGGACCTCGAGGATGTCTTCGTCCAGCTGACCTCGCGCCCGGCGTCTCAGCCCGGCTGA
- a CDS encoding 2'-deoxycytidine 5'-triphosphate deaminase, which yields MNGVLPDTSLRQLIASGAISADQPIRPEQVQPASLDLRLGATAWRLRASFLAGRGRRVSDRLKDFEMHRMDLTEGAVLEKGCVYLVPLMERLSLPQGLDAVANAKSSTGRLDLLTRLVTDEGTEFDRLPQGYDGPIYAEICPRSFSVLVRPGMRLNQLRLRRGQAVLTDTALRDLHACEPLVTGEALIDDGLGFSVDLRPARGDLVGYRARPHSGVIDLDRIGAYQARDFWDELRTTDGQLILDPGAFYILVSRESVAIPPDYAAEMAPYLAMVGEFRVHYAGFFDPGFGHGAAGQGARGVLEVRCHEAPFALEHGQVVGRLVYERMAARPERLYGSGIASNYQGQGLKLAKQFA from the coding sequence GTGAACGGTGTGCTTCCCGATACGTCCCTGCGTCAGCTGATCGCCAGCGGCGCGATCTCGGCCGACCAGCCGATCCGGCCCGAACAGGTCCAGCCTGCCAGCCTTGACCTGCGCCTGGGCGCGACGGCATGGCGGCTGCGCGCCTCGTTCCTGGCCGGGCGCGGGCGCCGGGTCAGCGACCGGCTCAAGGATTTCGAGATGCACCGCATGGATCTCACCGAGGGCGCGGTGCTGGAAAAGGGCTGCGTCTACCTGGTGCCGCTGATGGAACGGCTGTCGCTGCCCCAGGGCCTCGACGCGGTCGCCAATGCCAAAAGCTCGACCGGCCGGCTCGACCTTCTGACCCGGCTGGTCACCGACGAGGGCACCGAATTCGACCGCCTGCCCCAGGGCTATGACGGCCCCATCTATGCCGAGATCTGCCCACGCAGCTTCTCGGTGCTGGTGCGGCCCGGCATGCGGCTGAACCAGCTGCGGCTGCGCCGGGGCCAGGCGGTGCTGACGGATACCGCCTTGCGTGACCTGCACGCATGCGAGCCGCTGGTGACGGGCGAGGCGCTGATCGACGACGGCCTGGGCTTCTCGGTCGATCTGCGGCCCGCGCGCGGCGACCTGGTCGGCTACCGGGCCCGGCCGCATAGCGGGGTCATCGACCTCGACCGCATCGGCGCCTACCAGGCCCGCGACTTCTGGGACGAATTGCGCACCACGGATGGCCAGCTGATCCTCGACCCCGGCGCCTTCTATATCCTGGTCAGCCGCGAATCCGTGGCGATCCCGCCCGATTACGCCGCGGAAATGGCACCCTACCTGGCCATGGTGGGCGAGTTCCGCGTGCATTACGCCGGCTTCTTCGACCCCGGCTTCGGCCATGGCGCCGCCGGGCAAGGCGCGCGCGGCGTCCTCGAGGTGCGCTGCCACGAGGCCCCCTTCGCGCTGGAGCATGGCCAGGTCGTCGGCCGGCTCGTCTACGAACGGATGGCAGCCCGCCCCGAACGGCTCTACGGCAGCGGCATCGCCTCGAACTACCAGGGCCAGGGCCTCAAGCTGGCCAAGCAATTCGCCTGA
- a CDS encoding segregation and condensation protein A codes for MTKVPYLTPVPDPEPDPAPHLPGLGPQAVAERRAEEMLVVDVSGFEGPLDLLLTLSRTQKVDLMQVSVLELADQYLAFVEEARALRIELAADYLVMAAWLAYLKSRLLLPPDPEAEGPSAEEMAAHLAFQLERLNAMREAAARLMARDRLGQDRFPRGAPETVARQRQVAWQAGLIDLMRAYARLRTRDEFRPYAFDRRDVLSMEQALDRVRGLIGYAGDWTALSAFLPEGWEADPQRRRSATAATFAATLELARQGAVEISQAGTFAPISIRRRPE; via the coding sequence ATGACCAAGGTGCCCTACCTGACCCCCGTGCCGGACCCCGAACCGGACCCGGCGCCGCATCTGCCGGGGCTGGGCCCGCAAGCCGTGGCCGAGCGCCGCGCCGAGGAGATGCTGGTCGTCGATGTCTCGGGCTTCGAGGGGCCGCTGGACCTGCTGCTCACGCTGTCGCGCACGCAGAAGGTCGATCTGATGCAGGTCTCGGTGCTGGAGCTTGCCGATCAGTATCTGGCCTTCGTCGAGGAGGCCCGCGCGCTGCGTATCGAGCTGGCCGCCGATTACCTGGTCATGGCCGCCTGGCTTGCCTATCTGAAATCCCGCCTGCTGCTGCCGCCCGACCCCGAGGCCGAGGGGCCGAGCGCCGAAGAGATGGCGGCGCATCTGGCCTTCCAGCTGGAACGGCTGAACGCCATGCGCGAGGCCGCGGCGCGGCTGATGGCCCGCGACCGGCTGGGACAGGACCGCTTCCCCCGCGGCGCGCCCGAAACCGTCGCCCGCCAGCGCCAGGTCGCCTGGCAGGCCGGGCTGATCGACCTGATGCGCGCCTATGCCCGGCTGCGCACCCGCGACGAGTTTCGCCCCTATGCCTTCGACCGCCGGGACGTGCTGAGCATGGAGCAGGCGCTGGACCGGGTGCGCGGGCTGATCGGCTATGCCGGGGACTGGACCGCGCTTTCGGCCTTTCTGCCCGAGGGTTGGGAGGCCGATCCGCAGCGCCGCCGCTCGGCCACCGCGGCGACCTTTGCCGCGACGCTGGAACTGGCGCGGCAGGGTGCGGTGGAAATCAGCCAGGCCGGCACCTTCGCCCCGATCTCCATCCGCAGGCGTCCAGAATGA
- a CDS encoding HIT domain-containing protein, whose product MPAYDDSNIFARILRGEIPNDTVLETEHTLVFRDIRPQAPVHVLAIPKGAYISYDDFAANASDAEIVDFHRAVAKVTRDLGVALDGGQGFRAITNAGPDGVQEVPHFHMHILGGRPMGRMVQPG is encoded by the coding sequence ATGCCCGCCTATGACGACAGCAACATCTTCGCCCGCATCCTGCGCGGCGAGATACCCAACGACACGGTGCTGGAGACCGAGCATACGCTGGTCTTTCGCGACATCCGGCCGCAGGCGCCGGTGCATGTGCTGGCGATCCCCAAGGGCGCCTATATCAGCTACGACGATTTCGCCGCCAATGCCTCGGATGCCGAGATCGTGGATTTCCACCGCGCCGTGGCGAAAGTCACCCGCGATCTGGGTGTGGCGCTGGACGGCGGCCAGGGTTTCCGCGCCATCACCAATGCCGGGCCGGACGGCGTGCAGGAGGTGCCGCATTTCCACATGCACATCCTGGGCGGCCGGCCGATGGGGCGCATGGTTCAGCCGGGCTGA
- a CDS encoding beta-ketoacyl-ACP synthase III has product MRRAIVRGTGHYLPERVVENSWFEDKLDTSDEWIRARTGIERRHFAAEDQGTSDLAIRAAQAALADAGIEAGQIDAVIVATSTPDLTFPSVATMVQAGLGMRRGFAYDLQAVCAGFVYALANADAMIRAGLADRVLLIGAETFSRIMDWSDRSTCVLFGDGAGAMVLEAAEGQGTSADRGILATDLNSDGQYRDLLYVDGGVASTGTAGHLRMQGNLVFRHAVEKLADTAHRALDRASLTPEQVDWLVPHQANLRIIEATAKRMHLPMEKVVLTVADHGNTSAASIPLALSVANAEGRFKPGDVLVAEAIGGGLAWGSVVLRW; this is encoded by the coding sequence ATGCGGCGTGCGATCGTCCGGGGAACCGGCCATTACCTGCCCGAGCGCGTGGTCGAGAACAGCTGGTTCGAGGATAAGCTGGACACCAGCGACGAATGGATCCGCGCCCGCACCGGGATCGAACGGCGCCATTTCGCCGCCGAGGACCAGGGCACCAGCGACCTGGCCATCCGGGCCGCGCAGGCGGCCCTGGCCGATGCCGGCATCGAGGCCGGACAGATCGACGCGGTGATCGTGGCGACCTCGACCCCCGACCTGACCTTCCCCTCGGTCGCGACCATGGTGCAGGCCGGGCTGGGCATGCGCCGGGGCTTCGCCTATGACCTGCAGGCGGTCTGCGCCGGCTTCGTCTATGCGCTGGCCAATGCCGATGCGATGATCCGCGCCGGGCTTGCAGATCGCGTCCTGCTGATCGGGGCCGAGACCTTCAGCCGGATCATGGACTGGAGCGACCGCTCGACCTGCGTGCTCTTCGGCGACGGCGCCGGCGCCATGGTGCTGGAGGCGGCCGAGGGCCAGGGCACCTCCGCCGACCGCGGCATCCTCGCGACCGACCTGAACAGCGACGGGCAATATCGCGACCTGCTCTATGTCGACGGCGGCGTGGCCAGCACCGGCACCGCCGGCCATCTGCGCATGCAGGGCAACCTGGTCTTCCGCCACGCGGTCGAGAAGCTGGCCGACACCGCGCATCGCGCGCTGGACCGGGCCAGCCTGACGCCCGAACAGGTGGACTGGCTGGTGCCGCACCAGGCCAACCTGCGCATCATCGAGGCCACGGCCAAGCGCATGCACCTGCCGATGGAAAAGGTGGTGCTGACGGTGGCCGACCACGGCAATACCTCGGCCGCATCGATCCCGCTGGCGCTTTCGGTGGCCAATGCCGAGGGGCGCTTCAAGCCCGGCGACGTGCTGGTGGCCGAGGCCATCGGCGGCGGCCTCGCCTGGGGCTCGGTCGTGCTGCGCTGGTAG